The Elaeis guineensis isolate ETL-2024a chromosome 14, EG11, whole genome shotgun sequence genome has a segment encoding these proteins:
- the LOC140853671 gene encoding uncharacterized protein: protein MSRRCFLQCSYHGEGNRHSGALKGQVLFQSFNPSIDKLNEEAASIHQMQADSSSNNHQNGAIYNRCTSGWSLCNQIWDSTVTGQENFSDVDFKRKKLEIEMETSSSHKMLKSVIGDGDGQSSSQLNRKSSYKQQKHEKLDRNVLRPPKATKRVSTI, encoded by the exons ATGTCAAGAAGATG TTTCCTGCAGTGTAGTTATCATGGAGAGGGGAATCGCCACTCAGGAGCATTAAAAGGTCAGGTGTTATTTCAGAGCTTCAATCCTTCTATTGAT AAGTTAAATGAGGAGGCAGCAAGCATCCATCAAATGCAAGCAGATTCCTCGAGTAACAATCATCAAAATGGTGCAATTTATAACAGGTGCACG AGTGGATGGAGTCTCTGCAATCAGATTTGGGACTCAACTGTAACTGGCCAAGAAAACTTTTCTGATGTAGACTTCAAAAGGAAGAAGCTGGAAATAGAAATGGAAACATCATCATCTCATAAGATGCTGAAAAGTGTAATTGGGGATGGTGATGGACAATCATCCTCCCAGCTTAATAGGAAAAGTTCTTATAAGCAGCAGAAGCATGAAAAGCTGGACCGGAATGTTCTCAGACCACCAAAAGCTACAAAAAGGGTTAGCACAATTTGA